Proteins from a genomic interval of Desulfovibrio aminophilus DSM 12254:
- a CDS encoding ABC transporter permease subunit has translation MDQFKRAIFTSIWFMFLTFPIMVVRVNTIEKIVQWRFMNMLYVGVGAFIFSYVWRYLLSKRQVGPQQEEGGTEAKAGFLHRLATDRRVYVPVLAGILVAAACFPMVGTMYQVNIMITALIYVVLALGLNIVVGLSGLLVLGYAAFYAVGAYTYALLNHHFGLGFWTVLPIGAGMGALFGILLGTPVLRLRGDYLAIVTLGFGEIVRLVLENWGVVTQGPSGISGISRPSLFGFKLSVSDSTVYMYYIMIGLVLVTIFVVNRLKNSRIGRAWMALREDEIACQAMGIDKTKTKLTAFALGAAWAGLMGVVFAGKTVFVNPASFTFLESAMILAMVVLGGMGSIVGVILGALVLILLPEFLRDFALYRMLIFGAAMVVVMVLRPQGLVSGQRQKYRFKVKEAVAAHE, from the coding sequence ATGGATCAATTCAAGCGAGCGATTTTCACCAGCATCTGGTTCATGTTCCTGACCTTCCCGATCATGGTGGTCCGCGTGAACACCATCGAGAAGATCGTGCAGTGGCGCTTCATGAACATGCTCTACGTGGGCGTGGGGGCGTTCATCTTCTCCTACGTCTGGCGCTACCTCCTGAGCAAGCGCCAGGTGGGGCCGCAGCAGGAGGAGGGCGGGACGGAAGCCAAGGCCGGATTCCTGCACCGGCTCGCCACCGACCGCCGGGTGTACGTGCCGGTGCTGGCCGGAATCCTCGTGGCCGCGGCCTGCTTCCCCATGGTGGGCACCATGTACCAGGTGAACATCATGATCACGGCGCTCATCTACGTGGTCCTGGCCCTGGGCCTGAACATCGTGGTGGGGCTTTCCGGCCTCCTGGTCCTGGGCTACGCGGCCTTCTACGCCGTGGGAGCCTATACCTACGCCTTGCTGAATCATCATTTCGGTCTGGGTTTTTGGACCGTGCTGCCCATCGGCGCGGGCATGGGCGCGCTCTTCGGCATCTTGCTCGGCACGCCGGTGCTGCGGCTGCGCGGCGACTACCTGGCCATCGTGACTCTGGGCTTCGGCGAGATCGTGCGTCTGGTCCTGGAGAACTGGGGCGTCGTCACCCAGGGCCCCAGCGGCATCTCCGGCATCAGCCGCCCCTCGCTGTTCGGTTTCAAGCTCTCGGTTTCCGACTCCACGGTCTACATGTATTACATCATGATCGGCCTGGTGCTGGTGACCATCTTCGTGGTCAACCGACTGAAGAACTCGCGCATCGGCCGGGCCTGGATGGCTCTGCGCGAGGACGAGATCGCCTGCCAGGCCATGGGCATCGACAAGACCAAGACCAAACTCACGGCCTTCGCCCTCGGCGCGGCCTGGGCCGGACTCATGGGCGTGGTCTTCGCCGGCAAGACCGTATTCGTGAACCCGGCCAGCTTCACCTTCCTGGAGTCGGCCATGATCCTGGCCATGGTCGTTCTGGGCGGCATGGGCTCCATCGTCGGCGTGATTCTGGGAGCCTTGGTGCTCATTCTCCTTCCCGAGTTCCTGCGCGACTTCGCGCTCTACCGCATGCTCATCTTCGGCGCGGCCATGGTCGTGGTCATGGTCCTGCGGCCCCAGGGGCTGGTCAGCGGCCAGCGCCAGAAATATCGTTTCAAGGTCAAGGAGGCGGTCGCCGCCCATGAATAA
- the guaA gene encoding glutamine-hydrolyzing GMP synthase, with protein sequence MQHGDIVVILDFGSQVTQLIARRIREAGVYSEIHPCNADFEAVKALRPKALVLSGGPSSVMDQDAPPFDPRFLTLGVPILGICYGMQLLAHHLGGSVVSSTDREYGRAEFHGEPSCPLFEGIKDKERFTVWMSHGDKVQALPEGFSVMGSTPSVDFAAMGNPSAGIYALQFHPEVAHTENGALIISNFLFKVAGLKPGWSMSSFVDSTVNDLREKIGGDKVVLGLSGGIDSTVAAVLLNRAIGKQLYCIFVDNGLLRLNEREEVIGYLEEHFDLNVKCVDAADLFLDRLAGVTDPERKRKIIGHTFIEIFDKEAKAIHGVKHLGQGTLYPDVIESVSFRGPSAVIKSHHNVGGLPEKMNLSLVEPLRELFKDEVRKAAYELGLPEALIWRHPFPGPGLAIRVIGEITRERLDILRQADKIVQNELIASDWYRKVWQGFAVLLPLKTVGVMGDGRTYEHVIALRIVDSLDAMTADWSRVPTEILARMSNRIINEVKGVNRVVLDISSKPPSTIEWE encoded by the coding sequence ATGCAGCACGGAGATATCGTCGTTATTCTGGACTTCGGGTCCCAGGTCACCCAGCTCATCGCGCGGCGCATTCGCGAGGCCGGGGTCTATTCGGAAATCCACCCCTGCAACGCGGACTTCGAGGCCGTCAAGGCGCTCAGGCCCAAGGCCCTGGTGCTCTCCGGCGGTCCTTCCAGTGTCATGGACCAGGACGCGCCGCCCTTCGATCCGCGTTTCCTGACCCTGGGCGTGCCCATACTGGGCATCTGCTACGGCATGCAGCTCCTGGCCCACCACCTGGGCGGCTCGGTGGTCTCCTCCACCGACCGCGAGTACGGCCGGGCGGAATTCCACGGCGAACCCTCCTGCCCGCTCTTCGAGGGCATCAAGGACAAGGAGCGCTTCACGGTCTGGATGTCCCACGGGGACAAGGTCCAGGCCCTGCCGGAAGGGTTCTCGGTCATGGGCAGCACGCCCAGCGTGGATTTCGCGGCCATGGGCAACCCGTCGGCCGGAATCTACGCCCTGCAGTTCCACCCCGAGGTGGCCCATACCGAGAACGGCGCGCTCATCATCTCCAATTTCCTGTTCAAGGTCGCGGGCCTGAAGCCCGGCTGGAGCATGTCCTCCTTCGTGGACTCCACGGTGAACGACCTGCGGGAGAAGATCGGCGGGGACAAGGTTGTTCTGGGGCTCTCCGGAGGCATCGACTCCACCGTGGCCGCCGTGCTCCTGAACCGGGCCATCGGCAAACAGCTTTACTGCATCTTCGTGGACAACGGCCTGCTGCGCCTGAACGAGCGCGAGGAGGTCATCGGCTACCTGGAAGAGCACTTCGACCTGAACGTGAAGTGCGTGGACGCCGCCGACCTCTTCCTGGACCGTCTGGCCGGGGTCACGGACCCGGAGCGGAAGCGCAAGATCATCGGCCACACCTTCATCGAGATTTTCGACAAGGAAGCCAAGGCCATCCATGGCGTGAAGCACCTGGGCCAGGGCACCCTCTACCCCGACGTCATCGAGAGCGTCTCCTTCCGGGGCCCCTCGGCGGTCATCAAGAGCCACCACAACGTGGGCGGCCTGCCCGAGAAGATGAATCTCTCGCTGGTGGAGCCCCTGCGCGAACTGTTCAAGGACGAGGTCCGCAAGGCGGCCTACGAGCTGGGCTTGCCCGAGGCGCTCATCTGGCGTCACCCCTTCCCGGGGCCTGGCTTGGCCATCCGGGTCATCGGCGAGATCACCCGGGAACGTTTGGACATCCTGCGTCAGGCCGACAAGATCGTGCAGAACGAGCTCATCGCCTCGGACTGGTATCGCAAGGTCTGGCAGGGCTTCGCCGTGCTCCTGCCGCTGAAGACCGTGGGCGTCATGGGCGACGGCCGCACCTACGAGCACGTCATCGCCCTGCGCATCGTGGACAGCCTGGACGCCATGACCGCAGACTGGTCGCGCGTGCCCACGGAGATCCTGGCCCGCATGTCCAACCGCATCATCAACGAGGTCAAGGGCGTGAACCGGGTGGTCCTGGACATTTCCTCCAAGCCGCCCAGCACCATCGAGTGGGAGTAG
- the tatB gene encoding Sec-independent protein translocase protein TatB, whose protein sequence is MFGIGTTELLVILVVALIVLGPSKLPELMKSLGKGLAEFRRMSTDVKRTLDAEVEKAEMDQKTAEMKKQMFPEKPDTVTPDSAKAAKTAEAAPAETAPAGETKEKA, encoded by the coding sequence ATGTTCGGCATCGGCACCACGGAACTGCTCGTCATCCTCGTCGTGGCCCTGATCGTGCTCGGGCCCAGCAAGCTGCCCGAGCTTATGAAGTCCCTGGGCAAGGGATTGGCCGAATTCCGGCGCATGAGCACGGACGTCAAGCGCACGCTGGACGCCGAGGTGGAGAAGGCCGAGATGGATCAGAAGACGGCCGAGATGAAGAAGCAGATGTTCCCGGAGAAGCCGGACACGGTCACTCCGGATTCGGCCAAGGCCGCCAAGACCGCCGAGGCCGCCCCCGCCGAGACCGCGCCCGCCGGGGAGACCAAGGAAAAGGCATGA
- a CDS encoding branched-chain amino acid ABC transporter permease, protein MDYFFELFFSGLTRGSIYALIAVGYTMVYGIIELINFAHGEIYMIGAFTALVVAGVLTALGFPALAILAIALAAAIIWSAAYGFTVEKIAYKPLRGAPRLSPLISAIGMSIFLQNYVMLAQTPDFLPFPRLMPELPLGPLQNYIGSSGVFIILATAVSCAGLTLFIKFTRMGKAMRATAQNSKMAMLVGVNVDRVISLTFIIGSGLAAVGGVLIASHVGQINFMIGFLAGLKAFTAAVLGGIGSIPGAMLGGLVLGWTESFATGYVSSDYEDVFAFLLLVLILIFRPSGILGKPPTQKV, encoded by the coding sequence ATGGACTATTTCTTCGAACTTTTCTTCAGCGGGTTGACCAGGGGCAGCATCTACGCCCTCATCGCCGTGGGCTACACGATGGTCTACGGCATCATCGAGCTGATCAACTTCGCGCACGGCGAAATCTATATGATCGGGGCCTTCACCGCCCTGGTCGTGGCCGGCGTCCTCACCGCCCTGGGCTTCCCAGCCCTGGCCATCCTGGCCATCGCCCTGGCAGCGGCCATCATCTGGTCAGCCGCCTACGGCTTCACGGTGGAGAAGATCGCCTACAAGCCCTTGCGCGGCGCGCCCAGACTCTCCCCGCTCATTTCGGCCATCGGCATGTCAATCTTCCTGCAGAACTACGTCATGCTGGCCCAAACCCCGGACTTCCTGCCCTTCCCCCGGCTCATGCCCGAGTTGCCGCTGGGCCCGTTGCAGAATTACATCGGCTCCTCCGGGGTCTTCATCATCCTGGCCACGGCCGTGTCCTGCGCGGGGCTGACCCTGTTCATCAAGTTCACGCGCATGGGCAAGGCCATGCGGGCCACGGCCCAGAACAGCAAGATGGCGATGCTGGTGGGTGTGAACGTGGACCGGGTCATCTCGCTCACGTTCATCATCGGCTCGGGCCTTGCGGCCGTGGGAGGCGTGCTCATCGCCTCGCACGTGGGCCAGATCAACTTCATGATCGGCTTCCTGGCCGGTCTCAAGGCTTTTACGGCGGCCGTACTGGGCGGCATCGGGAGCATTCCCGGCGCCATGCTCGGCGGCTTGGTCCTCGGCTGGACCGAGAGCTTCGCCACGGGCTACGTCTCCAGCGACTACGAGGACGTGTTCGCCTTCCTTCTTTTGGTGCTCATCCTCATTTTCCGGCCGTCGGGCATCCTCGGCAAGCCGCCGACCCAGAAGGTCTGA
- a CDS encoding ABC transporter ATP-binding protein — translation MNKVLEVKNLSMDFGGLRALNEVDLDVRAGEIVALIGPNGAGKTTFFNCITGMYTPTEGDVLTRPPSGGEVRLNGLKPNSVTEIGLARTFQNIRLFPSMTVLENVMIGRHCRAKAGILGAVLRGPGTRREEQGIVDKSYDLLTELGLEDSVNELARNLPYGAQRRLEIARALATEPYLLLLDEPAAGMNPQETMQLKDLVLNIRERYKLSILLIEHDMKMVMSLSDRVFVMEYGQMISVGTPAEVSRDPQVIRAYLGEDHDG, via the coding sequence ATGAATAAGGTGCTGGAAGTCAAGAACCTGTCCATGGATTTCGGCGGCCTGAGGGCCCTGAACGAGGTGGATTTGGACGTGCGCGCGGGCGAGATCGTGGCCCTCATCGGTCCCAACGGCGCGGGCAAGACCACCTTCTTCAACTGCATCACCGGGATGTACACACCCACCGAGGGCGATGTGTTGACCCGGCCGCCGTCCGGCGGCGAGGTCCGGCTCAACGGCCTCAAGCCCAACTCGGTGACCGAGATCGGCTTGGCCCGCACCTTCCAGAACATCCGTCTGTTTCCGTCCATGACCGTTCTGGAGAACGTCATGATCGGGCGTCACTGCCGTGCCAAAGCGGGCATCCTGGGCGCGGTCCTGCGTGGTCCGGGCACCCGCCGCGAGGAGCAGGGCATCGTCGACAAGAGTTACGACCTGCTCACCGAGCTGGGCCTTGAGGACTCGGTGAACGAGCTGGCCCGTAATCTGCCTTACGGCGCGCAGCGCCGCCTGGAGATCGCCCGGGCCCTGGCCACGGAGCCCTATCTGCTCCTGCTGGACGAGCCCGCCGCCGGAATGAATCCCCAGGAAACCATGCAGCTCAAGGATCTGGTCCTGAACATCCGCGAACGCTACAAACTTTCCATCCTGCTCATCGAGCACGATATGAAGATGGTCATGAGCCTCTCCGACCGTGTCTTCGTCATGGAGTACGGGCAGATGATCAGCGTGGGCACGCCCGCCGAGGTGAGCCGCGATCCGCAGGTCATCCGGGCCTACCTCGGGGAGGACCACGATGGCTAA
- the hisA gene encoding 1-(5-phosphoribosyl)-5-[(5-phosphoribosylamino)methylideneamino]imidazole-4-carboxamide isomerase, with translation MILFPAVDIKDGQCVRLAQGREDAVTVFSPDPVAQARHWADLGSSWLHVIDLDGAFSGQPRNAELVRRICSEVSIPVQLGGGIRDAATARAYIQAGVRRLIIGTIALTEPEVFAAICREFPGRVGVSLDAVDGRLKTKGWVEDAGLTIFDVLPRLEADGAAFIIYTDISRDGMQTGVNLKALEALCEATRLPVIAAGGVHTLDDLKALAPLTKKGLEGAISGRAIYTGTLDVREALDWIRSQAA, from the coding sequence ATGATTCTTTTCCCCGCCGTGGACATCAAGGACGGTCAGTGCGTCCGTTTGGCGCAGGGCCGGGAGGACGCGGTGACCGTGTTCTCGCCCGATCCCGTGGCGCAGGCCCGGCACTGGGCCGACCTCGGCTCCTCCTGGCTGCACGTCATCGATCTCGACGGGGCCTTCTCCGGTCAGCCGCGCAACGCCGAACTGGTGCGCCGCATCTGCTCCGAGGTCTCCATCCCGGTGCAGCTCGGCGGCGGCATCCGCGACGCGGCGACCGCCCGGGCCTACATCCAGGCCGGGGTGCGGCGGCTCATCATCGGGACCATCGCGCTCACCGAGCCGGAGGTCTTCGCCGCCATTTGCCGGGAATTCCCGGGCCGCGTGGGCGTGTCCCTGGACGCGGTGGACGGCCGCCTGAAGACCAAGGGCTGGGTCGAGGACGCGGGCCTGACCATCTTCGACGTGCTGCCGCGCCTGGAGGCCGACGGCGCGGCCTTCATCATCTACACCGACATCTCTCGCGACGGCATGCAGACGGGCGTGAACCTGAAGGCCCTGGAGGCCCTCTGCGAGGCCACCCGGCTTCCGGTCATCGCGGCCGGGGGAGTACATACCCTGGACGACCTCAAGGCCCTGGCCCCGCTGACGAAGAAGGGCCTGGAAGGGGCCATCTCCGGCCGGGCCATCTACACCGGCACCCTGGATGTGCGGGAAGCCCTGGACTGGATACGATCCCAGGCAGCCTGA
- a CDS encoding glycosyltransferase family 2 protein, with product MKPTVTGLILTFNGQRLLRECLKSLDFCDEILVVDSLSTDQTRELAKQAGARVLTRKWEGPGPQFQFALGQIATDWVVSLDQDEYLTDELRDNIRRALAEAPADLAGWYVPRRSFYFDRFLKHSGWYPDHLLRVFRAGRMKVTVTGAHYHFNPQGPTAKLSGDIVHYPYANFREHMAKMNSYAQQAADEMRAKGRKGGVARAVAHAAIRFLKLYVLKLGFLDGRAGFINACAGAYYAFQKYIRVEEKGDWGPKP from the coding sequence ATGAAGCCCACCGTCACCGGCCTGATCCTGACCTTCAACGGCCAACGCCTGCTGCGCGAGTGTCTGAAGAGTCTCGACTTCTGCGACGAGATTCTGGTGGTCGACTCCCTCAGCACGGACCAAACCCGGGAGCTGGCCAAGCAGGCCGGAGCCCGCGTGCTCACCCGGAAATGGGAAGGCCCCGGGCCGCAATTCCAGTTCGCCCTCGGGCAAATCGCCACCGACTGGGTGGTCAGCCTGGATCAGGACGAATATCTCACCGACGAGTTGCGGGACAACATCCGGCGCGCCCTGGCCGAGGCCCCGGCGGACCTGGCGGGCTGGTACGTGCCGCGCCGCTCCTTCTATTTCGACCGCTTCCTGAAGCACTCCGGCTGGTATCCGGACCACCTCCTGCGGGTGTTCCGGGCCGGGCGCATGAAGGTCACGGTGACGGGGGCGCACTACCACTTCAATCCCCAAGGGCCCACGGCCAAGCTCTCCGGCGACATCGTCCATTACCCCTACGCCAACTTCCGCGAGCACATGGCCAAGATGAACTCCTACGCCCAGCAGGCCGCGGACGAGATGCGCGCCAAGGGCAGGAAGGGGGGCGTGGCCCGGGCCGTGGCCCACGCCGCAATCCGCTTCCTGAAGCTCTATGTCCTGAAGCTCGGGTTCCTGGACGGCCGGGCCGGGTTCATCAACGCCTGCGCCGGGGCCTACTACGCCTTCCAGAAGTACATCCGGGTGGAGGAGAAAGGGGACTGGGGGCCGAAGCCTTGA
- the hisB gene encoding imidazoleglycerol-phosphate dehydratase HisB, translating into MGKRKATVARTTRETDVRVVLGLDGSGRAEISTGVGFADHMLTLLAFWAGFDLTLSCKGDLEVDAHHSLEDVGLSLGQALAEALGEKKGIARVGWAEVPMDESLARVTVDLSGRPWLVYADSVLPAIIAGEEKDVWREFFKSLAIKAGMNLHIRFEYGQNGHHLLEAAFKALGLALAQAVRVTRVGVSSTKGSLDS; encoded by the coding sequence GTGGGCAAGCGAAAGGCGACCGTTGCGCGCACGACGCGCGAGACCGACGTGCGTGTGGTTCTGGGCCTTGACGGTTCGGGCCGCGCCGAGATCTCCACCGGCGTGGGCTTCGCCGACCACATGCTCACTCTGCTGGCCTTCTGGGCCGGTTTCGACCTGACCCTTTCCTGCAAGGGCGACCTGGAAGTGGACGCCCACCACAGCCTGGAGGACGTCGGCCTGTCCCTGGGGCAGGCCCTGGCCGAGGCCCTGGGGGAGAAGAAAGGCATCGCCCGCGTGGGTTGGGCCGAGGTGCCCATGGACGAGTCCTTGGCCCGCGTCACCGTGGACCTCTCCGGCCGCCCCTGGCTCGTGTACGCCGACTCCGTCCTGCCCGCGATCATCGCCGGGGAGGAGAAGGACGTCTGGCGCGAATTTTTCAAGTCCCTGGCCATCAAGGCCGGGATGAACCTCCACATCCGCTTCGAATACGGACAGAACGGCCATCACCTGCTGGAAGCCGCGTTCAAGGCTCTGGGGCTGGCCCTGGCCCAGGCCGTGCGCGTGACCCGCGTGGGAGTGTCCAGCACCAAGGGGAGTCTCGACTCATGA
- the guaB gene encoding IMP dehydrogenase: protein MDRINGKAYTFDDVLLLPAYSEVLPDSVDISTQLTPTIRLNIPLVSAAMDTVTESRMAISMARHGGVGVIHKNMPIRDQVTEVGKVKKSESGMVHDPVTVHPEDTVGKALKLMAEYRISGLPVVKGDHLVGIITNRDVRFVEDMNIPVSEVMTSRNLVTVPEGISEEEAKRHLHQNRIEKLLVVDGDNKLKGLITIKDIDKIKKYPNSCKDDKGRLRVGAAVGVGRDCLQRADALLRAGADFLVLDSAHGHSMNILKAAQALRAEFPDCQLIGGNVATYEGALALIEAGVDTVKVGIGPGSICTTRIVAGVGVPQITAIMETSRACREHGKCLVADGGIKYSGDVVKAIVAGGDTVMIGSLFAGTEESPGETVLYQGRTYKIYRGMGSIDAMKQGSCDRYFQDKSKKLVPEGIVGRVPFRGQVSESIYQLMGGLRSGMGYVGCGNIAELQTKPRFVEISAAGLRESHVHDVIITKEAPNYRVEPS from the coding sequence ATGGACAGGATCAACGGCAAAGCCTACACTTTCGACGACGTTCTGCTTCTTCCGGCCTATTCCGAGGTTCTGCCGGACAGCGTGGACATCTCCACCCAGCTGACTCCCACCATCCGCCTGAACATCCCCCTGGTTTCGGCGGCCATGGACACCGTCACCGAGTCGCGCATGGCCATCTCCATGGCTCGGCACGGCGGCGTCGGGGTGATCCACAAGAACATGCCCATCCGTGACCAGGTCACCGAGGTGGGCAAGGTGAAGAAGTCCGAGAGCGGCATGGTCCACGACCCCGTGACCGTGCATCCCGAGGACACCGTGGGCAAGGCCCTCAAGCTCATGGCCGAGTACCGCATCTCCGGCCTGCCCGTGGTCAAGGGCGACCATCTGGTGGGGATCATCACCAACCGCGACGTACGCTTCGTCGAGGACATGAACATCCCGGTCTCCGAGGTCATGACCTCGCGCAACTTGGTCACCGTGCCCGAAGGCATCTCCGAGGAGGAGGCCAAGCGGCACCTGCACCAGAACCGGATCGAGAAGCTTCTGGTGGTGGACGGCGACAACAAGCTCAAGGGCCTGATCACCATCAAGGACATCGACAAGATCAAAAAATATCCCAACTCCTGCAAGGACGACAAGGGACGGTTGCGCGTGGGCGCGGCCGTGGGCGTGGGCCGCGACTGTCTCCAGCGGGCCGACGCCCTGTTGCGCGCCGGGGCCGACTTCCTGGTTCTGGACTCGGCCCACGGCCACTCCATGAACATCCTCAAGGCCGCCCAGGCCCTGCGCGCCGAGTTCCCGGACTGTCAGCTCATCGGCGGCAACGTGGCCACCTACGAGGGCGCCTTGGCCCTGATCGAGGCCGGCGTGGACACCGTCAAGGTGGGCATCGGGCCCGGCTCCATCTGCACCACGCGCATCGTGGCCGGAGTGGGCGTGCCCCAGATCACGGCCATCATGGAGACCTCCCGGGCCTGTCGCGAACACGGCAAATGCCTCGTGGCCGACGGCGGCATCAAGTACTCCGGCGACGTGGTCAAGGCCATCGTGGCGGGCGGCGACACGGTCATGATCGGCAGCCTCTTCGCGGGCACCGAGGAGAGCCCGGGCGAGACCGTGCTCTACCAGGGCCGGACCTACAAGATATATCGCGGCATGGGCTCCATCGACGCCATGAAGCAGGGCAGCTGCGACCGCTACTTCCAGGACAAGTCCAAGAAGCTGGTGCCCGAGGGCATCGTGGGCCGCGTTCCCTTCCGGGGCCAGGTTTCGGAGAGCATCTACCAGCTCATGGGCGGCCTGCGTTCGGGCATGGGCTACGTCGGCTGCGGGAACATCGCGGAGCTTCAGACCAAGCCCCGCTTCGTGGAAATTTCGGCGGCTGGCCTGCGCGAAAGCCACGTCCACGACGTCATCATCACCAAGGAAGCTCCCAACTATCGGGTGGAGCCCTCCTGA
- a CDS encoding uracil-xanthine permease family protein: MSAVRQPTDYVFRLKDAVLGAQMLFVAFGALVLVPLLTGLNPNVALFTAGAGTLLFQVITKGKVPVFLASSFAFIAPIIYGVQTWGIPATLSGLAAAGLVYVLLAAVIKLRGVQMLHRILPPIVTGPVIMVIGLILAPVAVNMALGKTGDGSAVLVPRDTAMIVSMLSLLATIAVSMLAKGWLRLLPILSGIVVGYAASLAFGLVDFSRMLAAPWLAVPDFVFPEFKLEAVLFIVPVAIAPAIEHFGDVLAIGSIARKDYIKDPGVHRTLLGDGLATSLASLLGGPPNTTYSEVSGAVALIKVFNPAIMTWAAITAMLLAFVGKLGAFLGTIPVPVMGGIMVLLFGAIMVVGINTLVRAGQDLMEPRNMVIVALIVIFGVGGMSFGAGEFKLEGIGLAGITGVVLNLLLPEGKRQS, translated from the coding sequence ATGAGCGCGGTCCGTCAACCAACTGATTACGTCTTCCGCCTCAAGGACGCCGTCCTTGGGGCCCAGATGCTCTTCGTGGCCTTCGGCGCCCTGGTCCTGGTGCCGCTGCTCACGGGGCTCAACCCCAACGTGGCCCTGTTCACCGCCGGAGCGGGCACCCTGCTCTTCCAGGTCATCACCAAGGGCAAGGTGCCGGTCTTCCTGGCCTCCTCCTTCGCCTTCATCGCACCCATCATCTACGGCGTTCAGACCTGGGGCATCCCGGCCACGCTCTCCGGCCTGGCGGCCGCCGGTCTGGTCTACGTGCTCCTGGCCGCGGTCATCAAGCTGCGCGGCGTGCAGATGCTCCACCGCATCCTGCCGCCCATCGTCACCGGCCCGGTGATCATGGTCATCGGCCTGATCCTGGCCCCGGTGGCCGTGAACATGGCCCTGGGCAAGACCGGCGACGGCTCGGCCGTGCTCGTGCCCCGCGACACGGCCATGATCGTGTCCATGCTCTCGCTCCTGGCCACCATCGCGGTGTCCATGCTGGCCAAGGGCTGGCTGCGGCTCCTGCCGATCCTTTCCGGCATCGTCGTGGGCTACGCCGCCTCCCTGGCCTTCGGGCTGGTGGACTTCAGCCGCATGCTCGCCGCACCCTGGCTCGCGGTGCCCGACTTCGTCTTTCCCGAGTTCAAGCTCGAGGCCGTGCTCTTCATCGTCCCCGTGGCCATCGCCCCGGCCATCGAGCACTTCGGCGACGTGCTGGCCATCGGCTCCATCGCCCGCAAGGACTACATCAAGGACCCCGGCGTGCATCGCACCCTGCTGGGCGACGGTCTGGCCACCTCCCTGGCCTCCCTGCTGGGCGGCCCGCCGAACACCACCTATTCCGAGGTCTCCGGCGCCGTTGCCCTGATCAAGGTCTTCAACCCGGCGATCATGACCTGGGCCGCCATCACCGCCATGCTCCTGGCCTTCGTGGGCAAGCTCGGAGCCTTCCTGGGCACCATCCCGGTGCCGGTCATGGGCGGCATCATGGTCCTGCTCTTCGGGGCCATCATGGTCGTGGGCATCAACACCCTGGTGCGCGCTGGCCAGGATCTCATGGAACCCCGCAACATGGTCATCGTGGCCCTGATCGTCATCTTCGGCGTGGGCGGCATGAGCTTCGGCGCGGGCGAGTTCAAGCTGGAGGGCATCGGACTGGCCGGCATCACCGGCGTGGTCCTGAATCTGCTCCTGCCCGAGGGCAAGCGGCAGTCCTGA
- a CDS encoding ABC transporter ATP-binding protein yields the protein MLELKGVNTFYGQIQALRDVTMEIGEGEIITLIGANGAGKTTTLMSVSGVVPPKSGEILYRGKPIHSLSPDKIVALGLCQVPEGRLIFPELTVLENLDMGAFMRTDKDGVRRDMEYIFGLFPILAKRRRQAGGTLSGGEQQMLAISRALMARPQLLLLDEPSLGLAPLVIKQIFEIVRKINADGTTVFLVEQNANLALKIAHRGYVMENGRITLTDSGQALLANEDVKKAYLGL from the coding sequence GTGCTCGAACTCAAGGGTGTGAACACTTTTTACGGCCAGATTCAGGCCCTGCGCGACGTGACCATGGAGATCGGCGAGGGCGAGATCATCACCCTCATCGGCGCCAACGGCGCGGGCAAGACAACCACGCTCATGAGCGTCAGCGGCGTCGTCCCGCCCAAGAGCGGCGAGATTCTTTACCGTGGGAAACCCATCCACAGTCTGTCGCCGGACAAGATCGTGGCCCTGGGCCTGTGTCAGGTGCCCGAGGGACGACTCATCTTCCCCGAGCTGACCGTTCTGGAGAACCTGGACATGGGTGCATTCATGCGCACGGACAAGGACGGCGTGCGCCGGGACATGGAGTACATCTTCGGGCTCTTCCCGATTCTGGCCAAGCGCCGCAGGCAGGCGGGCGGCACCCTCTCCGGCGGTGAGCAGCAGATGCTGGCCATCTCCCGGGCGCTCATGGCCCGTCCCCAGCTGCTTCTGCTGGACGAACCCTCCCTGGGACTGGCTCCGCTGGTCATCAAGCAGATCTTCGAGATCGTGCGGAAGATCAACGCCGACGGGACCACGGTGTTCCTGGTGGAGCAGAACGCCAACCTGGCGCTCAAGATCGCCCACCGGGGCTATGTCATGGAAAACGGCCGGATCACCCTGACCGACAGCGGCCAGGCCCTGCTGGCCAACGAAGACGTGAAAAAGGCCTACCTGGGACTCTAG